The Arachis duranensis cultivar V14167 unplaced genomic scaffold, aradu.V14167.gnm2.J7QH unplaced_Scaffold_232527, whole genome shotgun sequence genome contains a region encoding:
- the LOC127744203 gene encoding uncharacterized protein LOC127744203, producing the protein MKSSSSAMECLYVPAWLESLLSITFFSLCNVHTEKAKNDCKMFCLDCNNHKASCVHCIASSHEKHRVVQIRRSSYNDVVRVIEIENALNISGIQTYRINGFRVLFLITRPLNPKKNKISAKLMWTKQSESESFAIEGISRTMLSAEEEEELHKKLEPERLLERRQRPSPCAQPLPPPPFNNANSRKRKGIPRRSPLM; encoded by the exons ATGAAATCATCATCATCGGCAATG GAATGCTTGTATGTACCAGCATGGCTTGAGAGTCTACTATCCATAACATTCTTCTCTTTGTGCAATGTTCATACCGAAAAGGCTAAGAATGATTGCAAAATGTTTTGCCTCGATTGCAATAACCATAAAGCATCTTGCGTTCATTGCATTGCATCTTCTCATGAAAAACATCGAGTGGTTCAG ATAAGGAGATCATCGTATAATGATGTTGTGAGGGTGATAGAGATTGAAAATGCATTGAACATAAGTGGGATTCAGACATATAGGATCAATGGTTTCAGGGTCCTTTTCCTTATTACAAGGCCTCTCAATCCCAAAAAGAACAAGATTTCTGCCAAA CTTATGTGGACAAAGCAGAGTGAGAGTGAAAGCTTTGCAATAGAAGGAATTTCAAGAACCATGTTATCagcagaggaagaggaagaattgCACAAAAAGCTTGAACCAGAAAGACTTCTTGAACGCCGACAACGGCCTTCTCCGTGTGCTCAGCCGCTGCCGCCGCCGCCGTTCAATAATGCAAATTCTAGGAAAAGAAAGGGAATACCTCGAAGGTCTCCTCTTATGTAG
- the LOC127744273 gene encoding agamous-like MADS-box protein AGL12 has product MARGRIQLKRIENPVHRQVTFCKRRAGLLKKAKELSVLCDAEIGLVIFSAHGKLYELATKGTMQGVIERYMKFTGAAQPEEPPTEPHHHPLVCLISLSFSFMLIK; this is encoded by the exons ATGGCTCGTGGAAGAATTCAGTTGAAGAGAATAGAGAACCCGGTTCACAGGCAAGTTACCTTCTGCAAGCGCCGAGCTGGGCTTCTCAAGAAGGCTAAGGAGCTCTCTGTCCTTTGCGACGCTGAAATTGGCCTTGTCATTTTCTCCGctcatggcaagctctatgaaCTCGCCACTAAAGG AACCATGCAAGGAGTGATAGAGAGGTACATGAAGTTTACTGGGGCGGCTCAGCCTGAAGAACCACCAACTGAACCGCATCATCATCCTCTTGTATGtctcatctctctctctttctcttttatgttaattaagtaG